A single genomic interval of Nonomuraea rubra harbors:
- a CDS encoding FAD binding domain-containing protein, protein MKPFDYARAGSTAEAVRDFGPGTMYLGGGTNLVDLMRLGVAEPERLVDVSRLPLDTIEPVGDRVRIGATVRNTDLAAHPLIRSRYPMLARAVLTGASGQVRNVATVAGNLLQRTRCTYFQDVTRPCNKRRPGSGCPAIAGDHANLAILGTSDACVATHPSDMAVALAALDAQVHVTGPGGDRIIPMPGLHRLPGEEPERDTVLSPGDLITSIELPPAPPGASLYRKVRERASFAFALASIAAVLDVRDGSVAGCRLALGGVAHAPWRAERAERALIGGPATGEAFLQAAEAELEQARPLPRNAFKVPLARNLIVATLEELAP, encoded by the coding sequence GTGAAACCCTTCGACTACGCCCGCGCCGGCAGCACCGCCGAGGCCGTACGGGACTTCGGCCCCGGCACCATGTACCTGGGCGGCGGCACCAACCTCGTGGACCTCATGCGGCTCGGCGTGGCGGAGCCGGAACGCCTGGTGGACGTCAGCCGCCTGCCGCTCGACACCATCGAGCCCGTCGGCGACCGCGTCCGCATCGGCGCCACCGTGCGCAACACCGACCTGGCCGCCCACCCGCTGATCCGCAGCCGCTACCCGATGCTGGCGCGCGCGGTGCTGACCGGCGCGTCCGGTCAGGTGCGCAACGTCGCCACCGTCGCGGGGAACCTGTTGCAACGCACCCGCTGCACCTACTTCCAGGACGTCACCAGGCCCTGCAACAAGCGCCGCCCCGGCTCCGGCTGCCCGGCCATCGCCGGCGACCACGCCAACCTGGCCATCCTCGGCACGTCCGACGCCTGCGTGGCCACCCACCCCTCCGACATGGCCGTGGCCCTGGCCGCGCTGGACGCCCAGGTGCACGTCACCGGCCCCGGCGGCGACCGCATCATCCCCATGCCGGGCCTGCACCGCCTGCCCGGCGAGGAGCCCGAGCGCGACACCGTGCTCTCGCCCGGCGACCTGATCACCTCCATCGAGCTGCCGCCCGCGCCGCCCGGCGCCTCGCTCTACCGCAAGGTACGCGAGCGGGCCTCGTTCGCGTTCGCCCTGGCGTCCATCGCGGCCGTGCTCGACGTCCGGGACGGAAGTGTGGCCGGCTGCCGCCTCGCGCTCGGCGGCGTGGCCCACGCGCCCTGGCGGGCGGAGCGCGCCGAGCGGGCCCTGATCGGCGGCCCGGCGACCGGCGAGGCGTTCCTCCAGGCGGCCGAGGCCGAGCTGGAGCAGGCCCGCCCGCTGCCGCGCAACGCCTTCAAGGTGCCGCTGGCCCGCAACCTGATCGTCGCCACGCTTGAGGAGCTCGCACCGTGA
- a CDS encoding acetate/propionate family kinase — protein MDEQVVEPAAILTVNAGSSSLRLDLVQGGSVLDSAHSERAVDPGSAREELSAFLGGHFDRDVRAVAHRLVHGGDVVRSPAVADDETAEALRGLADLAPLHLPPALALLEAARELLPAVPHVLCPDTAFHAGLPDEAAVYALPPEWRDRYGLRRYGFHGLSYAWAADRACELLGRPPGELDLVLAHLGGGCSVAAVSGGRSLDTSMGFTPLDGLPMSKRSGGVDPGMLLWLLGRGRLTLKELAEGLERRSGLLGLSGGRSGDTRDLVAAERDGDEAAGLALRVFAHRAAREIAAAATSLRRVDALVFTGEIGWDQPEVREAVCRRLGLLGVEPPVTGNRHDDGAVSAEGAAVPVLVVQVREELQLARECLAMLAEEET, from the coding sequence ATGGACGAGCAGGTGGTGGAGCCGGCGGCGATACTCACCGTCAACGCGGGGTCGTCGAGCCTGCGCCTCGACCTCGTACAGGGGGGCAGCGTGCTGGACAGCGCGCACTCGGAGCGCGCCGTCGACCCCGGCTCGGCCAGGGAGGAGCTGTCGGCGTTCCTGGGCGGCCACTTCGACCGCGACGTCAGGGCGGTCGCGCACCGGCTGGTGCACGGCGGCGACGTCGTGCGCTCGCCCGCGGTGGCCGACGACGAGACGGCCGAGGCGCTGCGCGGGCTCGCGGACCTGGCACCGCTGCACCTGCCGCCCGCGCTGGCCCTGCTGGAGGCGGCCCGCGAGCTGCTTCCCGCCGTGCCGCACGTGCTCTGCCCCGACACGGCCTTCCACGCGGGCCTGCCGGACGAGGCCGCCGTGTACGCGCTGCCGCCCGAGTGGCGCGACCGCTACGGCCTGCGCCGCTACGGCTTCCACGGCCTGTCGTACGCCTGGGCCGCGGACCGGGCCTGCGAGCTGCTCGGCCGGCCGCCGGGCGAGCTGGACCTGGTGCTGGCGCACCTGGGCGGCGGCTGTTCGGTGGCGGCGGTGTCGGGCGGGCGCAGCCTGGACACCTCGATGGGCTTCACGCCGCTGGACGGGCTGCCCATGAGCAAGCGCTCGGGCGGCGTGGATCCCGGGATGCTGCTGTGGCTGCTCGGGCGGGGGCGGCTGACGCTGAAGGAGCTGGCCGAGGGGCTGGAGCGCCGTTCGGGGCTGCTGGGGCTGTCCGGGGGCCGGTCCGGGGACACGCGGGACCTGGTGGCGGCCGAGCGGGACGGCGACGAGGCGGCCGGGCTGGCGCTGCGCGTGTTCGCGCACCGGGCGGCGCGGGAGATCGCCGCCGCGGCCACCTCGCTGCGGCGCGTGGACGCGCTGGTGTTCACCGGGGAGATCGGCTGGGACCAGCCCGAGGTGCGCGAGGCCGTCTGCCGGCGCCTGGGGCTGCTCGGGGTCGAGCCACCGGTCACGGGCAACCGCCACGACGACGGGGCCGTCAGCGCGGAGGGCGCCGCCGTACCGGTGCTGGTGGTCCAGGTACGCGAGGAGCTGCAGCTCGCCCGCGAATGCCTGGCGATGCTGGCCGAGGAGGAAACATGA
- a CDS encoding SF1B family DNA helicase RecD2, with protein sequence MEASVEQLVYVREDEYTVARMSADGEPDFVATGRALAGIQPGETLRLFGDWSRHPRYGRRFAVTGCERVTPSSVRAIRIYLGSGLIRGIGPRLAYAIVDHFGEATLKVIDSEPERLTEVVNIGPQRQGQIVQAWQEQKAIAALMVTLQGLGVSPLLAAKIYQVFGKDADEVLATDPYRLIGRVRGIAFRIADRIALQSGVPERSPERIKAALLDRLEAAGSRDGHCFVPVSTLVREAAELIEQDQESVRPMVDALAADRRLVVEAAPDQPGQVVAYAKHVHSREVALTAQLAALLGARSTLPLRAYREDPGLHEDQRAALTMALTSTVSIITGGPGCGKSHTVKAIATTVRAAGGSVTLTAPTGKAAKRLSELTGLPAMTVHRMLAQQPDPDPETLFDERPSQADLIVVDEASMLDLHLATRLTSAVRPGSHLLLIGDGDQLPSIGPGDVLADLLRVTAIPRVQLTHVFRQADGSGIIGAAHRIRAGRLPAVPGGGGFWFEELDDPEQVARRVAHLAMVAIPRKQDVEPDQVQVLCPMRKGETGATALGRLIQDQLNPAADDKPEHWSGATVFRVGDRVMPIRNNYDKGVFNGETGTVTAVVREERMIEIRTDDGESVRYGFDELDDLTHAYAISVHRSQGSEYPFVVAPIVAESGGIMLRRKLLYTLVTRAKAWVVLVGQREALELAVHRLGHRRNTGLARRLALSLE encoded by the coding sequence GTGGAGGCCTCCGTCGAGCAGCTCGTCTACGTCCGCGAGGACGAGTACACCGTCGCGCGCATGAGCGCCGACGGCGAGCCCGACTTCGTGGCCACCGGGCGCGCGCTGGCCGGGATCCAGCCGGGCGAGACGCTGCGGCTGTTCGGCGACTGGAGCCGGCATCCGCGCTACGGCCGCCGCTTCGCGGTCACCGGGTGCGAGCGGGTGACGCCGTCGTCCGTCCGGGCCATCCGCATCTACCTGGGGTCGGGGCTGATCAGGGGCATCGGGCCGCGGCTGGCGTACGCGATCGTCGACCACTTCGGCGAGGCCACGCTCAAGGTCATCGACAGCGAGCCGGAGCGGCTCACCGAGGTCGTCAACATCGGGCCGCAGCGGCAGGGCCAGATCGTGCAGGCGTGGCAGGAGCAGAAGGCCATCGCCGCGCTCATGGTGACGTTGCAGGGGCTCGGGGTCAGCCCGCTGCTGGCCGCCAAGATCTACCAGGTGTTCGGCAAGGACGCCGACGAGGTGCTGGCCACCGACCCGTACCGGCTGATCGGGCGGGTCAGGGGCATCGCGTTCCGCATCGCCGACCGGATCGCCCTGCAGTCGGGGGTGCCCGAGCGCAGCCCGGAGCGGATCAAGGCGGCGCTGCTCGACCGGCTGGAGGCGGCGGGCAGCCGCGACGGCCACTGCTTCGTGCCGGTGTCCACGCTGGTCAGGGAGGCGGCCGAGCTGATCGAGCAGGATCAGGAGAGCGTGCGGCCGATGGTCGACGCGCTGGCGGCCGACCGGCGGCTCGTCGTGGAGGCGGCGCCGGACCAGCCGGGGCAGGTGGTCGCGTACGCCAAGCACGTGCACAGCCGCGAGGTGGCGCTCACCGCCCAGCTCGCGGCGCTGCTGGGGGCCCGCTCGACGCTGCCGCTGCGCGCCTACCGCGAGGACCCCGGCCTGCACGAGGACCAGCGCGCCGCCCTCACCATGGCGCTGACCAGCACCGTCTCGATCATCACGGGCGGTCCGGGGTGCGGCAAGAGCCACACGGTCAAGGCCATCGCCACCACCGTGCGGGCCGCGGGCGGCTCGGTGACGCTCACCGCCCCGACCGGCAAGGCCGCCAAGCGGCTGTCGGAGCTGACGGGGCTGCCCGCGATGACCGTGCACCGCATGCTCGCCCAGCAGCCCGATCCCGACCCCGAGACGCTGTTCGACGAGCGGCCGTCGCAGGCCGACCTGATCGTGGTGGACGAGGCGTCCATGCTCGACCTGCACCTGGCCACCCGGCTCACCTCGGCGGTCCGGCCCGGCAGCCACCTGCTGCTCATCGGCGACGGCGACCAGCTGCCCAGCATCGGCCCCGGTGACGTCCTGGCCGACCTGCTGCGGGTGACAGCGATCCCGCGGGTCCAGCTCACCCACGTCTTCCGCCAGGCGGACGGCAGCGGCATCATCGGCGCCGCCCACCGCATCCGCGCGGGCCGGCTGCCGGCCGTGCCCGGCGGGGGCGGGTTCTGGTTCGAGGAGCTCGACGATCCCGAGCAGGTGGCGCGGCGCGTGGCGCACCTGGCGATGGTGGCGATCCCCCGCAAGCAGGACGTCGAGCCCGACCAGGTGCAGGTGCTGTGCCCGATGCGCAAGGGCGAGACGGGCGCCACGGCACTCGGCCGGCTGATCCAGGACCAGCTCAACCCGGCCGCCGACGACAAGCCCGAGCACTGGTCGGGCGCCACGGTGTTCCGGGTGGGCGACCGGGTGATGCCGATCCGCAACAACTACGACAAGGGCGTCTTCAACGGGGAGACGGGCACGGTGACGGCGGTGGTGCGGGAGGAGCGGATGATCGAGATCCGCACCGACGACGGGGAGAGCGTGCGGTACGGCTTCGACGAGCTCGACGACCTGACGCACGCGTACGCGATCAGCGTGCACCGGTCGCAGGGCAGCGAGTACCCGTTCGTGGTGGCGCCGATCGTGGCCGAGTCCGGGGGGATCATGCTGCGCCGCAAGCTGCTGTACACGCTGGTGACGCGGGCCAAGGCGTGGGTGGTGCTGGTGGGGCAGCGGGAGGCGCTGGAGCTGGCGGTGCACCGGCTGGGGCATCGCAGGAACACGGGCCTGGCGCGCAGGCTCGCGCTGAGCCTCGAATGA
- a CDS encoding xanthine dehydrogenase family protein molybdopterin-binding subunit: MNRTEGRVKVTGLATYAAEYPVENVAYAYVVQAQIAKGRVKRVDATSALELPGVLAVLSCEAAPRLAEDADPELALFQSREVAYRGQIVAAVVAETHEIAREAAAHVRVDYDADDHDVSLSSDHPGLYQPEVVNPNFPSDTEKGDVEAGLTAAAAAVDVTYETPVLHNNPMEPHAALALWDTEGRLLVYDTAQGTTGSRALIAGTLGLPEDQVRVVSRHVGGGFGSKGTTRPQAILAALAARMVGRPVKIALTRQQMFDVTGYRTPTIQRLRIGVDAEGRLTALEHVAYEQSSTLVEFAEQTTVPARVMYGAPALRTGHRLVRLDVATPSWMRAPGECPGMYALESAMDELAYAAGLDPVELRVRNDPETEPDSGLPFSSRNLVGCLREGAHRFGWEHRDPEPGVRREGEWLVGTGVASSTYPARRSPCKAVATMQNGGDVLVQVAAADIGTGARTVLRKIAAGTLGLDPERVHVELGDSDLPEAPVAGGSMGTASWGSAVVRACEELLRDGKEGRADTTDEVKADSELARHAFGAQFAEVRVSAVTGEVRVSRLLGVFAAGHIMDAKLARSQFLGGMTMGMGMALMEETLTDEEFGGFLHRDLAQYHVPACADAQHVEAYWLDEQDGELNPMGSKGIGEIGIVGTAAAIGNAVFHATGHRFRDLPITPAKVLTARF, encoded by the coding sequence GTGAACCGTACCGAGGGCCGGGTCAAGGTCACGGGGCTGGCCACGTACGCCGCCGAGTACCCGGTCGAGAACGTCGCCTACGCCTACGTCGTGCAGGCGCAGATCGCCAAGGGCCGCGTCAAGCGCGTGGACGCCACGTCCGCGCTGGAGCTGCCGGGCGTGCTGGCCGTGCTGTCCTGCGAGGCCGCGCCGCGCCTGGCCGAGGACGCCGATCCCGAGCTGGCCCTGTTCCAGAGCCGCGAGGTGGCCTACCGGGGCCAGATCGTCGCCGCCGTCGTGGCCGAGACCCACGAGATCGCCCGCGAGGCCGCCGCGCACGTCCGCGTCGACTACGACGCCGACGACCACGACGTGAGCCTGAGCAGCGACCATCCCGGCCTCTACCAGCCCGAGGTGGTCAACCCGAACTTCCCGTCCGACACCGAGAAGGGCGACGTGGAGGCGGGGCTGACGGCCGCCGCGGCCGCCGTGGACGTCACGTACGAGACGCCCGTCCTGCACAACAACCCGATGGAGCCGCACGCGGCGCTGGCCCTGTGGGACACCGAGGGCCGGCTGCTGGTGTACGACACCGCCCAGGGCACCACCGGCAGCCGCGCCCTCATCGCCGGGACGCTCGGCCTGCCGGAGGACCAGGTGCGCGTGGTGTCCAGGCACGTCGGCGGCGGGTTCGGCTCGAAGGGCACGACCAGGCCGCAGGCGATCCTGGCCGCGCTGGCCGCCCGCATGGTGGGCCGCCCGGTCAAGATCGCGCTGACCCGGCAGCAGATGTTCGACGTCACCGGCTACCGCACGCCCACGATCCAGCGGCTGCGGATCGGCGTGGACGCCGAGGGCCGGCTCACGGCGCTGGAGCACGTCGCGTACGAGCAGAGCTCCACGCTGGTCGAGTTCGCCGAGCAGACGACGGTCCCGGCCCGCGTCATGTACGGCGCGCCCGCGCTGCGCACCGGGCACCGGCTGGTCCGGCTGGACGTGGCCACCCCGTCGTGGATGCGCGCGCCCGGGGAGTGCCCCGGCATGTACGCGCTGGAGTCCGCGATGGACGAGCTGGCCTACGCCGCCGGCCTGGACCCGGTCGAGCTGCGCGTCCGCAACGACCCGGAGACCGAGCCGGACAGCGGCCTGCCGTTCAGCTCCCGCAACCTGGTGGGCTGCCTGCGCGAGGGCGCCCACCGCTTCGGCTGGGAGCACCGCGACCCGGAGCCGGGCGTCAGGCGCGAGGGGGAGTGGCTGGTCGGCACCGGCGTGGCGTCGTCGACGTACCCGGCCAGGCGGTCGCCGTGCAAGGCCGTGGCCACGATGCAGAACGGCGGCGACGTCCTCGTCCAGGTGGCCGCCGCCGACATCGGCACCGGCGCCCGTACGGTGCTCAGGAAGATCGCGGCGGGCACGCTCGGCCTCGACCCTGAGCGGGTGCACGTGGAGCTCGGTGACAGCGACCTGCCGGAGGCGCCGGTGGCCGGCGGCTCCATGGGCACCGCGTCGTGGGGCTCGGCCGTCGTACGCGCCTGCGAGGAGCTGCTGCGCGACGGCAAGGAGGGCCGCGCCGACACCACCGACGAGGTCAAGGCGGACTCCGAGCTGGCCAGGCACGCCTTCGGCGCCCAGTTCGCCGAGGTGCGGGTCAGCGCGGTGACCGGCGAGGTACGCGTGTCGCGGCTGCTGGGCGTCTTCGCCGCCGGGCACATCATGGACGCCAAGCTGGCCAGGTCCCAGTTCCTCGGCGGGATGACGATGGGCATGGGCATGGCGCTGATGGAGGAGACGCTCACCGACGAGGAGTTCGGCGGGTTCCTCCACCGGGACCTGGCCCAGTACCACGTGCCGGCCTGCGCCGACGCCCAGCACGTGGAGGCGTACTGGCTGGACGAGCAGGACGGCGAGCTCAACCCGATGGGCAGCAAGGGCATCGGCGAGATCGGCATCGTCGGCACCGCCGCCGCCATCGGCAACGCCGTCTTCCACGCGACCGGGCACCGCTTCCGCGATCTTCCCATCACCCCGGCGAAGGTCCTCACCGCGAGGTTTTAG
- a CDS encoding FAD-binding and (Fe-S)-binding domain-containing protein, with product MDTQVTTPVTHAPPPREIDVETLRRRLEEAVDGEVRFDTGSRAAYSTDASNYRQVPIGVVVPRHLDAGVAAVSVCRARDVPVLSRGGGTSLAGQCCNVAVVIDWSKHCGQVESVDVPGRRITVQAGAVLDHVNHVLERDGLMVGPKPSSHRACTIGGMIGNDSCGASAQAYGKMADSVLRLEILTYDGVRAWVGPTGADEYARIQAEGGRLAEIYRRLRDLRDDTMELVRTRFPRLERRVSGYNLDQLLPENGFNLARALVGSEGTLVTVLRAELAVVPRPAARSLAVLGFQDIFAAADAVPSVAAHRPLALEAMDETMYRLARAERPHDPALRDLPPGAGWLLVQFGGDTADEARQRAEDMMRDLCRSDGRPAPSHAFLGDPAREDELWRLRESGLGVEAYPPTGRQTYEGWSDAAVPPERLGAYLRDYDRLRHRHGYAHSALYGHFGQGCVHGRLPLDLHTDDGIARYRRFAEEGADLVASYGGSLSGEHGDGQALAELLPRMFGEQVVEAFGRMKAVFDPRDRMNPGKVVHPHRLDDDLAQRHFYPLEPRHTFFGYPADHGRFGHAATRCVGTGNCRKHTFEGGVMCPSYRVTREEEHSTRGRARLLEEMVRGDLITDGWRSEAVRDALDLCLACKGCRAECPVNVDMATYKAEFLAHHYRHRLRPAAHYSMGWLPLWAALASAAPHAVNALTQTPGLSRLVKAAAGVSGRRALPRFAGERFTDWFKGRGVVGPGTRGRVVLWADTFSNNFEPRVARAAVEVLEAAGFEVHVPPVTLCCGLTWISTGQLGIARRVLARSVRALLPWAEAGVPVVGLEPSCTAVFRSDGPELLNTAQTRLVSERTLTLSELLEQRAPDWRPSSPGGSVVAQVHCHQSAIMGYDADRAVLARFGFRTKVLDSGCCGQAGNFGFERDHYDVSVACAEEGLWPAVRSASDTEAILADGFSCRTQIAAARTGRQGRHLAELLAAALRPR from the coding sequence ATGGACACCCAGGTCACAACGCCCGTCACCCACGCGCCCCCGCCGCGCGAGATCGACGTCGAGACGCTGCGCCGGCGGCTGGAGGAGGCCGTGGACGGGGAGGTGCGCTTCGACACGGGCAGCCGCGCCGCCTACTCCACGGACGCCTCCAACTACCGGCAGGTCCCCATCGGCGTGGTGGTGCCGCGCCACCTCGACGCCGGGGTGGCGGCGGTGTCCGTGTGCCGGGCCAGGGACGTACCCGTGCTGTCCCGCGGCGGCGGCACCAGCCTGGCCGGGCAGTGCTGCAACGTGGCCGTGGTGATCGACTGGTCCAAGCACTGCGGTCAGGTCGAGTCCGTGGACGTGCCGGGGCGGCGGATCACCGTGCAGGCCGGAGCCGTGCTGGACCACGTCAACCACGTCCTGGAACGCGACGGGCTGATGGTCGGGCCCAAACCGTCCAGCCACCGCGCCTGCACCATCGGCGGCATGATCGGCAACGACTCGTGCGGGGCCTCCGCCCAGGCGTACGGGAAGATGGCCGACTCCGTGCTGCGCCTGGAGATCCTCACCTACGACGGCGTACGCGCGTGGGTCGGGCCGACCGGCGCCGACGAGTACGCCCGCATCCAGGCCGAGGGCGGCCGCCTGGCCGAGATCTACCGGCGGCTGCGCGACCTGCGCGACGACACCATGGAGCTGGTCCGCACCCGCTTCCCCCGGCTCGAACGGCGGGTGTCCGGCTACAACCTGGACCAGCTCCTGCCCGAGAACGGCTTCAACCTGGCCCGCGCCCTCGTCGGCAGCGAGGGCACGCTCGTCACCGTGCTGCGCGCCGAGCTGGCCGTGGTGCCGCGCCCGGCCGCCCGGTCGCTGGCCGTCCTGGGTTTCCAGGACATCTTCGCCGCCGCCGACGCCGTCCCCTCCGTCGCCGCGCATCGGCCGCTGGCGCTGGAGGCCATGGACGAGACGATGTACCGGCTGGCCCGGGCCGAGCGCCCGCACGACCCCGCGCTGCGCGACCTGCCGCCCGGGGCCGGATGGCTGCTCGTGCAGTTCGGTGGCGACACGGCCGACGAGGCGCGCCAGCGGGCCGAGGACATGATGCGCGACCTGTGCCGCAGCGACGGCAGGCCCGCGCCGTCGCACGCGTTCCTGGGCGACCCGGCCAGGGAGGACGAGCTGTGGCGGCTGCGCGAGTCGGGGCTGGGCGTGGAGGCGTACCCGCCGACCGGGCGGCAGACGTACGAGGGCTGGTCCGACGCGGCCGTCCCGCCCGAGCGGCTGGGCGCCTACCTGCGTGACTACGACCGGCTGCGGCACCGCCACGGCTACGCCCACTCGGCCCTGTACGGCCACTTCGGGCAGGGCTGCGTGCACGGCAGGCTCCCGCTCGACCTGCACACCGACGACGGCATCGCCCGATACCGCAGGTTCGCCGAGGAGGGCGCCGACCTCGTCGCCTCCTACGGCGGGTCGCTGTCGGGCGAGCACGGCGACGGGCAGGCGCTGGCCGAGCTGCTGCCGCGCATGTTCGGCGAGCAGGTCGTGGAGGCGTTCGGCCGCATGAAGGCCGTCTTCGACCCCCGCGACCGGATGAACCCCGGCAAGGTCGTCCACCCGCACCGCCTCGACGACGACCTGGCCCAGCGGCACTTCTACCCGCTGGAGCCCAGGCACACGTTCTTCGGCTACCCGGCCGACCACGGGCGGTTCGGGCACGCCGCCACCCGCTGCGTCGGGACGGGCAACTGCCGCAAGCACACCTTCGAGGGCGGCGTCATGTGCCCCAGCTACCGGGTCACCCGCGAGGAGGAGCACTCCACGCGCGGGCGGGCCAGGCTGCTGGAGGAGATGGTGCGCGGCGACCTGATCACCGACGGCTGGCGGTCCGAGGCCGTGCGCGACGCGCTCGACCTCTGCCTGGCCTGCAAGGGCTGCCGGGCCGAATGCCCGGTGAACGTGGACATGGCCACGTACAAGGCCGAGTTCCTCGCCCACCACTACCGGCACCGGCTGCGGCCGGCCGCGCACTACTCCATGGGGTGGCTGCCGCTGTGGGCGGCGCTCGCCTCCGCGGCCCCGCACGCGGTGAACGCCCTCACCCAGACGCCAGGGCTGTCACGGCTGGTCAAGGCCGCCGCGGGGGTCTCGGGACGGCGGGCGCTGCCGCGGTTCGCGGGGGAGCGCTTCACCGACTGGTTCAAGGGGCGCGGCGTGGTCGGGCCCGGCACGCGGGGGCGCGTGGTGCTGTGGGCGGACACGTTCTCCAACAACTTCGAGCCGCGCGTGGCGCGGGCGGCCGTGGAGGTGCTGGAGGCCGCCGGGTTCGAGGTGCACGTGCCGCCGGTGACGCTGTGCTGCGGGCTGACCTGGATCAGCACGGGGCAGCTCGGGATCGCCCGCCGGGTGCTGGCGCGCAGCGTGCGGGCGCTGCTGCCGTGGGCCGAGGCGGGGGTACCGGTGGTGGGCCTGGAGCCGAGCTGCACCGCCGTGTTCCGCTCCGACGGGCCCGAGCTGCTCAACACGGCGCAGACGCGGCTCGTGTCCGAGCGCACGCTGACGCTGTCGGAGCTGCTGGAGCAGCGGGCGCCCGACTGGCGGCCGTCCTCGCCGGGCGGATCGGTGGTGGCCCAGGTGCACTGCCACCAGAGCGCCATCATGGGGTACGACGCGGACCGGGCCGTGCTGGCGCGGTTCGGGTTCCGGACGAAGGTGCTCGACTCCGGGTGTTGCGGGCAGGCCGGGAACTTCGGGTTCGAACGGGATCACTACGACGTGTCGGTGGCCTGCGCCGAGGAGGGGCTGTGGCCCGCGGTGCGGTCGGCGAGCGACACGGAGGCCATCCTCGCCGACGGGTTCTCCTGCCGCACCCAGATCGCCGCCGCCCGCACCGGCCGCCAGGGCCGCCACCTGGCCGAGCTCCTGGCCGCCGCCCTCCGCCCGCGCTAG
- a CDS encoding erythromycin esterase family protein, translating to MTNLDEVRRSALPLAAPDDLGPLLERVGEARFVLIGEASHGTHDFYTWRAELTRRLIADKGFGFVAVEGDWPDCERIDRAVTTGADPYDALYGFERWPTFMWANEEVVAFCRWLRDWNASRPPGERCGFHGLDVYSLRDSLRAIRRYAAAHLPQQMDTVMEALYCFESYGHDPQQYGLATRLVPDSCEDEVVNLLATLGDGELGVRQNAEVVAGAERYYRAMVQGGPDSWNIRDVHMADTLDRLAEHHQAKGVVWAHNTHIGDARATDMAAAGMTNLGQLARERHREDVVLVGFGTHRGTVVAGDRWGGRHHVMRVPPARPASLEAFLHEALPGRDALFLMPPPGLRADWYDEPMAHRAIGVVYHPERERWGNYVPTVAGRRYDAFLWLDETRAVHPLHGEPWGDREPETYPTAM from the coding sequence ATGACGAACCTGGATGAGGTGCGCCGCTCGGCGCTGCCGCTCGCCGCTCCCGACGACCTCGGCCCGCTGCTCGAACGCGTCGGCGAGGCCAGATTCGTGCTGATCGGCGAAGCCAGCCACGGCACCCACGACTTCTACACGTGGCGGGCCGAGCTGACCCGCAGGCTGATCGCCGACAAGGGCTTCGGCTTCGTCGCCGTCGAGGGCGACTGGCCCGACTGCGAGCGGATCGACCGCGCCGTCACCACCGGCGCCGATCCGTACGACGCCCTGTACGGCTTCGAGCGCTGGCCCACGTTCATGTGGGCCAACGAGGAGGTCGTCGCCTTCTGCCGCTGGCTGCGCGACTGGAACGCGAGCCGCCCGCCCGGCGAGCGCTGCGGCTTCCACGGCCTGGACGTCTACAGCCTCCGGGACTCCCTGCGCGCCATCCGCCGCTACGCCGCCGCCCACCTGCCCCAGCAGATGGACACGGTGATGGAGGCCCTGTACTGCTTCGAGTCCTACGGCCACGACCCGCAGCAGTACGGCCTGGCCACTCGCCTGGTCCCCGACAGCTGCGAGGACGAGGTGGTGAACCTGCTGGCCACGCTGGGCGACGGCGAGCTCGGGGTGCGGCAGAACGCCGAGGTCGTGGCGGGCGCGGAGCGCTACTACCGGGCCATGGTCCAAGGCGGCCCCGACTCCTGGAACATCAGGGACGTGCACATGGCCGACACCCTGGACCGGCTGGCCGAGCACCACCAGGCGAAGGGCGTGGTCTGGGCGCACAACACGCACATCGGCGACGCCCGCGCCACCGACATGGCCGCCGCCGGGATGACGAACCTCGGGCAGCTCGCCCGCGAGCGGCACCGCGAGGACGTGGTGCTCGTCGGGTTCGGCACGCACCGCGGCACCGTGGTGGCCGGCGACCGGTGGGGCGGGCGGCACCACGTCATGCGGGTGCCGCCGGCGCGGCCCGCCTCGCTGGAGGCGTTCCTGCACGAGGCGCTGCCCGGGCGGGACGCGCTGTTCCTCATGCCGCCGCCCGGCCTGCGGGCCGACTGGTACGACGAGCCGATGGCGCACCGGGCGATCGGCGTGGTGTACCACCCGGAGCGGGAGCGCTGGGGCAACTACGTGCCCACGGTCGCGGGCCGCCGCTACGACGCCTTCCTCTGGCTGGACGAGACCAGGGCCGTGCACCCGCTGCACGGCGAGCCGTGGGGCGACAGGGAGCCGGAGACGTACCCGACGGCCATGTGA
- a CDS encoding (2Fe-2S)-binding protein, whose amino-acid sequence MDITLQVNGVPRTVDVDPRMSLLDLLRERLGLIGAKKGCDHGQCGACTVLIDGRRANACLALAVAVDGSEITTVEGLAAGERLHPLQSAFMEHDAFQCGYCTPGQLCSAAGMLGEPGPSAVTDDILVDPDLTDEEISERMSGNLCRCGAYVNIVSAIGEVAR is encoded by the coding sequence ATGGATATCACCCTGCAGGTGAACGGCGTGCCGCGCACGGTGGACGTGGACCCGAGGATGTCCCTGCTCGACCTGCTCCGCGAACGCCTCGGCCTCATCGGCGCCAAGAAGGGCTGCGACCACGGCCAGTGCGGTGCCTGCACGGTCCTGATCGACGGGCGGCGGGCCAACGCCTGCCTGGCCCTGGCGGTGGCCGTGGACGGCTCGGAGATCACCACCGTCGAGGGGCTGGCGGCGGGCGAGCGGCTGCACCCGCTGCAGAGCGCGTTCATGGAGCACGACGCCTTCCAGTGCGGCTACTGCACGCCCGGCCAGCTCTGCTCGGCCGCCGGCATGCTCGGCGAGCCGGGCCCCAGCGCCGTCACCGACGACATCCTCGTGGACCCGGACCTGACGGACGAGGAGATCAGCGAGCGCATGAGCGGCAACCTGTGCCGGTGCGGCGCGTACGTCAACATCGTCAGCGCGATCGGCGAGGTGGCCAGGTGA